Proteins from one Flavobacterium sp. N2038 genomic window:
- a CDS encoding acetyl-CoA carboxylase carboxyltransferase subunit alpha has translation MEYLDFELPIKELEEQLEKCVIIGKESDVDVTPTCKEINKKLEQTKKEIYKNLTAWQRVQLSRHPNRPYTLDYIRAICGDTFLELHGDRNFKDDKAMVGGLGKINGQSFMIVGQQKGFNTKTRQYRNFGMANPEGYRKALRLMKMAEKFGIPVLTLVDTPGAYPGLEAEERGQGEAIARNIFEMVRLQVPIITIIVGEGASGGALGIGVGDKVYMLENTWYSVISPESCSSILWKSWEYKERAADALKLTSSDMKKQKLVDDVIPEPLGGAHYDRETTFKTVAEYITKGYNELKDLSTAELIAQRMDKYSNMGEYKE, from the coding sequence ATGGAATATTTAGATTTTGAGCTTCCAATAAAAGAACTTGAAGAACAATTAGAAAAGTGCGTTATAATTGGAAAAGAATCTGATGTTGATGTTACGCCAACGTGTAAAGAAATCAACAAGAAATTAGAACAGACTAAGAAAGAAATATATAAAAATCTTACTGCCTGGCAACGTGTACAATTGTCAAGACATCCAAATAGACCTTATACTTTAGATTATATCAGAGCAATTTGCGGTGATACATTCTTAGAGCTTCATGGTGATCGTAACTTTAAAGATGATAAAGCTATGGTTGGTGGTCTTGGAAAAATAAACGGACAATCGTTTATGATCGTTGGTCAGCAAAAAGGTTTTAATACTAAAACACGTCAGTACCGTAATTTTGGTATGGCAAACCCTGAGGGGTACCGTAAAGCTTTGCGTTTGATGAAAATGGCAGAGAAATTCGGAATTCCGGTTCTTACTTTAGTGGATACTCCGGGTGCATATCCTGGGCTTGAAGCCGAAGAAAGAGGACAAGGAGAGGCTATTGCAAGAAATATTTTTGAAATGGTTCGTTTGCAAGTGCCAATTATTACGATTATTGTTGGTGAAGGTGCTTCTGGTGGAGCATTAGGAATTGGTGTTGGAGATAAAGTTTATATGTTAGAGAATACCTGGTATTCTGTAATTTCTCCAGAATCATGTTCTTCAATTTTATGGAAAAGCTGGGAGTACAAAGAACGTGCTGCAGATGCTTTAAAATTGACTTCATCTGACATGAAAAAACAAAAACTAGTTGATGATGTAATTCCTGAGCCACTTGGCGGAGCACACTACGATCGCGAAACTACCTTTAAAACAGTAGCAGAATACATCACCAAAGGATATAACGAATTGAAAGACTTATCAACAGCCGAGCTAATTGCCCAAAGAATGGACAAATACAGCAATATGGGTGAGTATAAAGAGTAA
- a CDS encoding response regulator: MFKKVLVAEDLDSISIAVIQVLEDLKIPVIDHVKYCDDGLLKIKKALTDNEPYDLLISDLSFKTDHRKTSLNSGEELIEAINEVQPKLKKIVFSIEDKSYRIKSLFNDLGINGYVSKGRNSISELRKAIEGTFQNEEKILSSDLSFNFTDKALIEIESYDISILKLLAKGYILENISSEFKSSSITPNGTSSIEKRINKLKIYFKANNNVHLIAIAKDFGLV; encoded by the coding sequence ATGTTCAAAAAAGTTTTAGTTGCCGAAGATTTAGATAGTATAAGTATAGCCGTTATTCAAGTGCTTGAAGATCTTAAAATACCCGTAATTGACCATGTTAAGTACTGTGATGACGGGCTTTTAAAAATAAAAAAAGCATTAACTGACAATGAACCGTATGACCTACTAATTAGTGATTTATCTTTTAAGACTGATCACCGTAAAACATCTCTTAATAGCGGGGAAGAACTAATAGAAGCGATTAATGAGGTACAGCCAAAATTAAAGAAAATTGTATTTTCGATTGAAGATAAATCATACCGTATCAAATCTCTATTTAATGATTTGGGTATTAATGGTTATGTTTCTAAAGGAAGAAACAGTATAAGCGAGCTAAGAAAAGCTATTGAAGGTACTTTTCAAAACGAAGAAAAAATCCTTTCATCAGACTTATCTTTTAATTTTACAGATAAAGCCTTAATTGAAATCGAATCTTATGATATTTCTATTTTAAAACTTTTAGCTAAAGGTTATATTTTAGAAAACATCTCCAGTGAATTTAAATCTTCTTCTATTACTCCAAATGGTACGAGCAGTATAGAAAAAAGAATCAATAAATTAAAAATATATTTTAAAGCCAACAATAATGTTCATCTTATTGCAATTGCAAAAGATTTTGGTTTAGTATAA
- a CDS encoding response regulator transcription factor has protein sequence MNAAIKIALVDDEVLFRKGIAFLLQREHNIEIIFEASDGEELILNLEKFEDKPDIIIMDLKMPVLNGVEATKIIRKSYPDIKIIALTSYDTKSFIANMIQVGAVAYLIKNTTPKDLIHTINEVARKGFYYNENVLRIIQETIVSSKNSKGQLETSFLSPREIEILQLICQQKTTTEIAEHLFLSPRTVEGHRNNLLLKTESRNIAGLVVYAIQNEIAVLTL, from the coding sequence ATGAATGCGGCTATTAAAATTGCTTTAGTTGATGATGAAGTTTTATTTCGAAAAGGGATTGCATTTTTATTACAGCGAGAACATAATATCGAAATAATATTTGAAGCATCAGACGGCGAAGAACTTATTTTGAATCTGGAAAAATTTGAAGATAAACCAGATATTATTATTATGGATCTGAAAATGCCGGTCCTAAACGGCGTTGAAGCCACAAAAATTATTCGAAAATCCTATCCGGATATTAAAATAATTGCGCTTACAAGTTATGATACCAAATCATTTATTGCAAATATGATTCAGGTTGGTGCTGTTGCATATCTTATAAAAAACACAACTCCTAAAGATCTGATTCATACTATAAACGAGGTTGCCAGAAAAGGATTTTATTATAACGAAAATGTTCTGAGAATTATACAAGAGACCATTGTTTCATCAAAAAATTCGAAAGGGCAATTAGAAACAAGCTTTCTTTCTCCTCGCGAAATTGAAATTCTTCAGCTTATTTGTCAACAAAAAACAACTACAGAAATTGCAGAACATCTTTTTTTAAGTCCAAGAACGGTAGAGGGACATCGCAATAACTTATTACTTAAAACAGAATCCAGAAATATAGCAGGATTAGTAGTGTATGCTATTCAGAATGAAATTGCAGTACTGACACTCTAA
- a CDS encoding sensor histidine kinase, with product MGNHSIPEKELVVIILYTSLFFIVVAVALIIFFYFSRKKIIQKELEKIDLMVQYQKEQLHAVIFTQEEERKRIAQDLHDDISSKLNIVSLNTHLLSAPNLSEDETKEITENVINLTAKALENSRKIAHNLLPPVFEKFGLNAGIEELCGEFESSKSVKVHYTNNIDFDEKEIDRHLHVFRILQELMNNSLRHGKANEIWISFANIGEANTCNYKDNGIGFDAKNCENQKGLGMKNIDSRISFLDGTIEITSELNKGIAVIFTF from the coding sequence ATGGGTAATCATTCAATTCCTGAAAAAGAACTTGTTGTTATAATTCTGTATACATCCCTTTTTTTTATTGTTGTAGCAGTTGCATTAATTATATTTTTCTATTTTTCCAGAAAGAAAATAATTCAAAAGGAACTTGAAAAAATAGATCTGATGGTGCAATATCAAAAAGAACAGTTGCATGCCGTTATTTTTACACAAGAAGAAGAACGTAAAAGAATTGCTCAGGATTTGCATGATGATATCAGTTCTAAACTTAATATTGTTTCTTTAAATACTCATTTGCTTTCAGCTCCTAATTTGTCTGAAGACGAAACCAAAGAGATTACCGAAAATGTTATAAATCTTACTGCAAAAGCACTTGAGAATTCAAGAAAAATAGCCCATAATTTATTACCGCCAGTTTTTGAGAAGTTTGGACTCAATGCGGGAATTGAAGAGTTATGCGGAGAATTTGAAAGCAGTAAATCAGTCAAAGTTCATTATACTAACAATATCGATTTTGATGAAAAAGAAATCGATCGGCATTTGCATGTTTTTAGAATTTTGCAGGAGTTAATGAATAATTCGCTTAGACATGGCAAAGCAAATGAAATTTGGATTTCGTTTGCCAATATTGGTGAAGCTAATACTTGTAATTATAAAGATAATGGTATTGGGTTTGATGCCAAAAATTGTGAAAATCAGAAAGGATTAGGAATGAAAAACATCGATAGCCGAATCTCTTTTTTAGATGGCACAATCGAAATTACATCAGAATTAAATAAAGGGATTGCCGTAATTTTCACATTTTAA
- a CDS encoding tetratricopeptide repeat protein — MKISDLVKILVSAFFLLVVSTSCKKEKPVFVKKCNNTAEVKRLTIIADNYFDKFDNKNAFKLYERIIAISDPVKDRIDYVDALISIGYIYLDQGDYVQSEATVIKILPHLKYLKKPRFAWDTYNILGCSYLRTKNFDNAILYFKKAYNLNTKERRKSNALANIGLTYMHQKDYKRAIKIYSKLTSEGFLAENKKTNTLKDYELKDFAISLDNLGICYFQTNDSKSLHYFNEALKIRLETDDFDNVALSYSNLSDYYLKKNPSLAKKYAEKAYKIAREINNYQSKKYSLYSLIQCSKGSDLKKYSNLYVKFTDSITNLRINQKNQSSNIKYNSNKDKEENLLLKAQKAENELQLQRQKNRSFISYTIISLTFTILLFLYFYLTSKRKKENFKAIYESESRIAQKLHNELTNDVYQTLTLAKAKDLQQKENKEILLLHLDQIYSKTRNISKENSLIKTDINYPQDLKEMIAGFKTSNLNILLNGFDTVPWNKIEKNKKITVYRIIQEILLNSAKHNNPSLVSLTFKLASKNITFTYINNGMETDHNRQILKNDLQNVENRIKTIKGTITFDNNFEKGIKISFTFPL; from the coding sequence ATGAAAATTTCTGATTTAGTTAAAATTCTAGTTTCTGCATTTTTTTTGCTCGTAGTTTCAACTTCTTGCAAAAAAGAGAAACCAGTTTTTGTAAAAAAGTGTAACAACACGGCAGAAGTTAAAAGACTTACAATAATTGCTGATAATTACTTTGACAAATTTGACAATAAAAACGCTTTCAAACTTTATGAGAGAATTATTGCCATATCCGATCCCGTAAAAGATAGAATCGATTATGTTGATGCGTTAATATCGATAGGATATATCTATCTAGATCAAGGCGATTATGTACAAAGCGAGGCAACCGTAATCAAAATACTACCTCACTTAAAGTATTTAAAAAAGCCAAGATTTGCATGGGACACATATAATATCTTAGGCTGTTCTTATCTTAGAACAAAAAATTTTGATAATGCCATCTTATATTTTAAAAAAGCTTACAACTTAAACACTAAGGAACGAAGAAAGTCAAATGCCTTAGCAAATATAGGACTAACCTACATGCATCAAAAAGATTACAAAAGAGCTATTAAGATATACAGTAAACTAACATCTGAAGGTTTTTTGGCAGAAAACAAAAAAACTAATACTCTTAAAGATTATGAATTAAAAGATTTTGCCATATCGTTAGATAATTTAGGAATTTGTTACTTTCAAACAAACGACTCTAAGTCTTTGCACTATTTTAATGAAGCACTAAAAATAAGACTTGAAACAGATGATTTCGACAATGTTGCACTTAGTTATTCAAACCTTTCCGATTACTATTTAAAAAAGAATCCCTCACTTGCTAAAAAGTATGCTGAAAAGGCTTATAAAATAGCTCGTGAAATTAACAATTATCAATCAAAGAAATATTCACTGTATTCCCTTATTCAATGCAGTAAAGGCAGTGACTTAAAAAAATATTCCAATCTTTACGTTAAGTTTACTGACAGTATTACTAATCTTAGAATAAATCAAAAGAATCAGTCTTCTAATATTAAATACAATTCAAATAAAGATAAAGAAGAAAATTTATTACTTAAAGCGCAAAAAGCAGAAAACGAACTTCAATTACAAAGACAAAAAAACAGAAGCTTTATTTCCTATACCATAATTTCTTTGACCTTCACGATACTATTATTTCTTTATTTTTATTTAACCTCGAAACGAAAAAAAGAAAATTTCAAAGCCATCTACGAAAGCGAATCAAGAATAGCTCAAAAATTGCATAATGAACTTACCAATGATGTTTACCAAACTTTAACCTTGGCTAAAGCCAAAGATTTGCAACAAAAAGAAAATAAAGAAATTTTACTTCTCCATTTGGATCAAATCTATTCTAAAACCAGAAATATTTCTAAAGAGAATAGTTTAATCAAAACTGATATAAATTATCCACAGGATTTAAAAGAAATGATTGCCGGTTTTAAAACCTCAAACCTGAATATTCTATTAAATGGCTTCGATACTGTACCCTGGAATAAAATTGAAAAAAATAAAAAGATTACAGTTTACAGAATTATTCAGGAGATACTTTTAAATTCGGCCAAGCATAACAATCCTAGTTTAGTGAGTCTTACCTTCAAATTAGCCTCTAAAAACATCACTTTTACCTATATCAATAATGGGATGGAAACAGATCATAATCGACAAATTTTAAAAAATGATCTTCAAAATGTGGAAAACCGTATTAAAACAATAAAAGGAACAATTACTTTTGACAATAATTTCGAAAAGGGTATTAAAATAAGTTTCACCTTTCCTTTATAA
- a CDS encoding asparagine synthetase B, translating into MKKSLVCIFLFLLSLSARASFILLPMDETTQQNHLKAYGITYWCLSKDYKASWLLNYRGGSFLLPDAEEIRKECKIRGVSFEVLSDSEEAAILNEISSPSQNMESVILEKAPKIAVYTPKGKQPWDDAVTLVLTYAEIPFTPIYDEEVLSDQLLLYDWLHLHHEDFTGQYGKFYAAYKNTPWYIDQKRDAEALATKLGYGKVSQEKGAVAKKIRDFVIGGGFMFAMCSATDSFDIALSADGVDICEAMFDGDASESNYQSKLDYGNSFAFKNFTLERRPEVYEFSDIDMTTKRRVPMDKDYFTLMEFSAKWDPIPSMLCQNHTQLVKGFMGQTTSFDTSLIKSNVLIMGTCEINGESRYIHGEKGKGMFTFFGGHDPEDFQHQVGDPPTVLDLHPNSPGYRLILNNVLFPAARKKKLKT; encoded by the coding sequence ATGAAGAAGAGTTTGGTTTGTATTTTTTTATTTCTACTATCCTTATCAGCACGTGCTTCGTTTATTTTACTTCCAATGGACGAAACAACGCAGCAGAATCATCTAAAAGCTTATGGAATTACATATTGGTGCTTAAGTAAGGATTATAAGGCCAGCTGGCTTCTGAATTATAGAGGAGGTTCTTTTCTATTGCCTGATGCTGAAGAAATTAGAAAAGAATGCAAAATTCGTGGTGTAAGTTTTGAAGTGCTTTCTGATAGTGAAGAGGCTGCAATTTTGAACGAAATTTCGAGTCCTTCGCAAAATATGGAATCTGTTATTTTAGAAAAAGCGCCCAAAATTGCGGTTTATACTCCAAAAGGTAAACAACCATGGGATGATGCAGTAACGTTAGTATTAACTTATGCGGAAATTCCTTTTACTCCAATTTATGATGAAGAAGTTTTAAGTGATCAATTGCTGCTTTACGATTGGCTACATCTGCATCACGAAGATTTTACAGGACAATATGGTAAATTTTATGCTGCCTATAAAAATACACCCTGGTATATTGATCAGAAAAGAGATGCAGAAGCTCTGGCAACAAAACTTGGATATGGCAAAGTTTCACAAGAAAAGGGAGCAGTCGCCAAAAAAATCCGTGATTTTGTAATAGGTGGTGGTTTTATGTTTGCCATGTGTTCTGCAACAGACAGTTTTGATATTGCACTTTCTGCCGATGGAGTTGATATTTGCGAAGCAATGTTTGATGGTGATGCAAGTGAATCAAACTATCAGTCAAAACTGGATTATGGAAATTCTTTTGCCTTTAAAAACTTTACTTTAGAAAGAAGACCTGAGGTTTATGAGTTTTCAGATATTGATATGACTACTAAACGAAGAGTTCCTATGGACAAAGATTATTTTACTTTGATGGAATTCTCGGCAAAATGGGATCCAATTCCAAGTATGTTATGTCAAAATCATACACAGCTCGTAAAGGGTTTCATGGGACAAACTACTTCATTTGACACTTCATTAATAAAATCGAATGTTCTAATAATGGGGACATGCGAAATTAATGGTGAATCAAGATATATTCATGGAGAAAAAGGAAAAGGTATGTTTACTTTTTTTGGCGGACATGATCCGGAAGATTTTCAACATCAGGTTGGAGATCCGCCAACTGTTCTTGATTTGCACCCTAATTCTCCGGGCTATCGATTGATTCTAAACAATGTTTTGTTTCCTGCTGCAAGAAAGAAAAAGCTGAAAACATAA
- a CDS encoding endonuclease/exonuclease/phosphatase family protein, whose translation MKNTLSLIFFFYSVFLFSQIKIVSWNIENFGKSKSQSEINFIATTVQDYDIIALQEVVAGYGGAQAVAKLAAVLNEKGSHWDYTISDPTSSSSYKTERYAFIWKTSKAQLKGKPWLEKKYHLEIDREPYFATFKVNKKLITLSNFHAITKSKQPETEIKYFKFLPAEYPDLNLIFLGDFNCPQSHTVFNPLKKMGYTPILQNQKTTLKHKCRENVCLASEFDNMFYRSNTLHYINSGIIPFYKKFDSLSEAKKISDHIPIWFEFSIN comes from the coding sequence ATGAAAAATACTCTAAGCCTCATTTTCTTTTTTTATAGCGTTTTCCTTTTTTCTCAAATCAAAATTGTTTCCTGGAACATTGAAAATTTTGGAAAATCTAAATCCCAATCTGAAATAAATTTTATTGCCACTACCGTTCAGGATTACGATATCATTGCTCTTCAGGAAGTTGTGGCAGGATATGGCGGTGCACAGGCGGTAGCAAAACTTGCCGCAGTTTTAAACGAAAAAGGATCTCATTGGGACTATACCATTAGTGATCCAACAAGCAGCAGCAGTTATAAAACGGAACGTTATGCTTTTATCTGGAAAACCAGCAAAGCACAATTAAAAGGGAAACCCTGGCTGGAAAAAAAATACCATCTTGAAATTGATCGTGAACCTTACTTTGCTACATTTAAAGTAAATAAAAAGCTTATAACACTTTCCAATTTTCACGCCATCACCAAAAGTAAGCAACCTGAAACAGAAATTAAATATTTCAAATTTTTACCGGCTGAATATCCTGATCTAAACTTAATTTTTCTGGGCGATTTTAACTGCCCTCAATCACATACTGTTTTTAATCCTTTAAAAAAAATGGGTTACACCCCTATTCTGCAAAATCAGAAAACAACTTTGAAACATAAATGCAGGGAAAATGTATGTCTGGCGTCAGAATTTGACAATATGTTTTATCGATCAAATACCTTACATTACATTAATTCTGGTATAATTCCTTTTTACAAAAAATTCGATTCACTATCAGAAGCAAAAAAAATTTCCGATCATATTCCGATTTGGTTTGAGTTTTCAATAAACTAA
- the dnaB gene encoding replicative DNA helicase, with protein MENFKNVNPVKVDKTTIINLEKGKLPPQVLEMEEAVLGAMMIDKKGVDDVIDILQPDAFYKDGHKHIFEAILQLFTETQPIDILTVSAQLKKNGKLDLAGGDFYLIQLTQKIASSAHIEFHSRIILQKFIQRSLIRISSEIIEASYDESADVFDLLDQAESKLYEVTQGNIKRSSETAQSLVLQAKKKIEEISKKEGLSGVETGFHNLDKLTSGWQPSDLIIIAARPAMGKTAFVLSMARNIAIQYGHGVALFSLEMASVQLITRLISSETGLSSEKLRTGKLEPHEWTMLSTKVKDLEKAPLFIDDTPSLSIFDLRAKCRRLASQHGIKIIIIDYLQLMTAGGNSKGGGNREQEISTISRNLKALAKELNVPVIALSQLSRAVETRGSSKRPLLSDLRESGAIEQDADIVSFLYRPEYYKIEEWDDEEASPTAGQAEIMIAKHRNGGIENIRLKFLGHLGKFDNLDEFSGNYDDLPSKMNHDDSSFITNNLPSANEAFGSNLNDDDDDSDVPF; from the coding sequence ATGGAAAATTTCAAGAATGTAAATCCTGTAAAGGTAGATAAAACCACTATTATTAATCTCGAAAAAGGTAAACTTCCTCCGCAAGTATTAGAGATGGAAGAGGCTGTTCTTGGGGCAATGATGATCGATAAAAAAGGGGTAGATGATGTAATTGATATTTTGCAACCCGATGCATTTTACAAAGATGGACATAAACACATTTTTGAGGCGATTTTGCAGCTTTTTACAGAAACGCAGCCAATCGATATTTTAACAGTTTCGGCTCAGTTAAAGAAAAACGGAAAGTTGGATTTGGCGGGTGGAGATTTTTATTTGATTCAGCTTACGCAGAAAATTGCTTCTTCGGCGCATATCGAATTTCACTCTCGTATCATTCTTCAAAAATTTATTCAAAGAAGTTTGATTAGAATTTCTTCAGAAATTATTGAAGCATCATATGATGAAAGTGCAGATGTTTTTGATTTATTGGATCAAGCTGAATCTAAATTATACGAAGTTACACAAGGAAATATCAAGCGTAGTTCTGAAACCGCACAGAGTTTAGTTTTACAAGCTAAAAAGAAAATTGAAGAGATTTCTAAAAAAGAGGGATTAAGTGGTGTTGAAACAGGTTTTCACAATCTGGATAAGCTTACATCAGGATGGCAACCGAGTGATTTAATTATTATTGCGGCCAGACCTGCAATGGGAAAGACGGCGTTTGTACTTTCTATGGCTAGAAATATTGCTATCCAATATGGACATGGAGTAGCTTTGTTCTCTCTGGAGATGGCATCTGTTCAGTTAATTACAAGGCTTATTTCTTCTGAAACAGGATTGTCATCAGAAAAATTGCGTACCGGAAAATTAGAGCCTCATGAATGGACAATGTTGAGTACGAAGGTAAAAGATTTAGAGAAAGCGCCTTTGTTTATTGATGATACCCCCTCACTTTCTATTTTCGATTTAAGAGCAAAATGCCGTCGTTTAGCGTCGCAACACGGTATTAAGATTATTATTATTGATTATTTGCAGTTGATGACTGCAGGAGGGAATTCTAAAGGAGGAGGAAATCGTGAGCAGGAGATTTCGACAATTTCCCGAAACTTAAAAGCTTTGGCAAAAGAGTTAAACGTTCCGGTTATTGCACTTTCTCAGTTGTCGCGTGCCGTTGAGACGCGTGGATCTAGTAAAAGACCTTTACTTTCGGATCTTCGTGAATCTGGAGCGATTGAGCAGGATGCCGATATCGTTTCGTTTTTATACCGACCAGAATATTACAAAATCGAGGAATGGGATGATGAAGAAGCTTCGCCAACTGCTGGTCAAGCTGAAATTATGATTGCAAAACACCGTAATGGTGGTATTGAAAACATTCGTTTGAAATTTTTAGGACACTTAGGGAAATTTGATAACCTTGATGAGTTTTCGGGTAACTATGATGATTTGCCGTCAAAAATGAATCATGATGACAGTTCGTTTATTACAAATAATCTGCCTTCTGCAAACGAAGCATTTGGTAGTAATCTGAATGATGACGATGATGACAGCGATGTTCCATTTTAA
- a CDS encoding DMT family transporter has protein sequence MRNDNLKSYLNLHLIVFIWGFTAILGALITIDAENLVWFRMLLAMIFLGVFIIYKKQSFQVPIKELFKLIFVGLLIALHWIFFFKAIHVSNVSITLSIFSLGAFFASLLEPLFFGRKVLWYEVFFGLIIIAGLALILQVEIKYLTGVYYALAAIILGVLFTLMNGKLISDHEPSVITFYEFGAGVFFITIYFLVQGKFNADFFTMSLNNWGLLFILASICTAYAFTASVKVMQRLTPYTVMLTTNLEPVYGIVLAYFILGGKEKMSVEFYIGAVIIIITVILNGVFKHYQNKKENV, from the coding sequence ATGCGAAACGATAATTTAAAAAGTTATTTAAATCTTCACTTAATTGTTTTTATCTGGGGTTTTACAGCCATTTTAGGAGCCTTAATTACAATCGATGCCGAAAATTTGGTTTGGTTTAGAATGCTTCTTGCAATGATTTTTCTTGGAGTATTTATTATCTATAAAAAACAGTCCTTCCAGGTTCCAATAAAAGAGCTCTTTAAATTGATTTTTGTTGGTTTGTTGATTGCTTTACATTGGATTTTCTTTTTTAAAGCAATTCATGTCTCAAACGTTTCAATTACACTTTCCATATTTTCATTGGGAGCCTTTTTTGCGTCTTTATTAGAACCGCTTTTCTTTGGACGAAAAGTGTTGTGGTATGAAGTTTTCTTCGGATTGATTATTATTGCAGGTTTAGCCTTGATATTGCAGGTTGAGATTAAATATCTTACAGGCGTTTATTATGCATTAGCCGCAATAATTTTGGGTGTTTTATTTACTTTAATGAATGGGAAATTAATATCAGATCATGAACCATCTGTAATTACATTTTACGAGTTTGGTGCCGGTGTGTTTTTTATTACTATTTATTTTTTAGTACAAGGAAAATTTAATGCCGATTTCTTTACAATGTCCTTAAATAACTGGGGTTTACTCTTTATTTTGGCTTCAATTTGTACCGCTTATGCATTTACAGCATCAGTAAAAGTAATGCAGAGACTGACTCCTTATACGGTAATGTTAACGACTAATTTAGAGCCTGTGTACGGAATTGTACTGGCTTATTTTATTCTTGGAGGAAAAGAAAAAATGAGTGTTGAATTTTACATAGGAGCAGTCATAATTATTATCACTGTGATTCTCAATGGTGTTTTCAAACATTACCAAAATAAGAAAGAAAACGTGTAA